DNA sequence from the Phoenix dactylifera cultivar Barhee BC4 chromosome 13, palm_55x_up_171113_PBpolish2nd_filt_p, whole genome shotgun sequence genome:
CCCTCACcctcagaaaaataaaatagacaaagcAGCAGGAGGAAGAGACTGGATGTCCGCTTCTGGTGCAGCTCATAAGTTTAAACAATTGCTAAGCTGGCATTCATTTCAGCCGATTCTAAATGAATGGAAAAGAGGCCTGTTACTACGACCAAGGCCTAACGTTGTCATTTAACTCAATGATCATGTCCAATGTATTGAATTATTGTTTTAGTCATTTAGAAATCTGACAAGTACATCTTCCAACAGAAAACAAAAACGGTAGGCCGTAATATTCATACTCACAATTCGCGTTCTGCACTTACAAATGAGACCATGAaaaaatttggaagaaaaaaaaatatctagtTTCTTGTTTTACTTCTGTGCTAATATGATGGTATGTTTCAGATACCGAGGCACCGGTCAATATGACAAATTCTTTGGTGAAGGTATATACGAGTGCGCCGGATGTGGGACTCCCCTTTACAAGTCCACCACCAAGTTCAATTCTGGGTGTGGCTGGCCAGCTTTCTATGAGGGTCTTCCTGGTGCCATAAATTGCTCGGTGTGTCTtcgcttattagttttataatgATAATTTTATTATGTTTTCATGCTTCTTTTCTGCCGTCCATTCATTTGTGTTCATAGCGATTGCTTACAATGCTGACTTGTATTGTCAGCCTGATCCTGATGGGAGGAGAACGGAAATCACTTGTGCAGCTTGCGGTGGGCATTTAGGTCATGTGTTTAAAGGAGAGGGGTTTAACACACCTACTGATGAACGCCACTGTGTCAATAGCATTTCGCTCAAGTTTGCTCCTGCCTCCTGATCAACTTACTTTCCTCTTCCAGCAGCTTGATTGTTGCTGTTGCTTTCTATGCAAGTAATAAAGTTGACTCATGTATGAATGGTAAGTTATCTGAAGTGGCTCCTCATATGCGTGTGTCTGTATATAtgtatcttaattttttttatctcatAAACTTCAGTTAttttaaatactttaaaatactTTCTTGTGAGACGCCGAACGTTGGTTTCTAAAAAGATGCGGTATTTACCGGCGCGTCTTTTTAGTTTTTCAGATAGaactataaataaatttatccgGGATATGAAAGAGTTTGTAAATAGACTCATTCGGAattaattcaaattcaaaacaaTCTGATCTACTCTATCTCTCAAGAGTTTTTTTtatagagagttttttttttacagaACTCTTAAATTTTCTGGACATTCGAAGGAATCGGTCGGATTAAGCCTCAACAACGATCGTGCCCGTTAGAGGAGGATCGAGTTGAGCCGGATTGTATCTTGGGACGAGATCACTGCAGATCTGCATATAGAAGATGAATTACGCAGTGTATATCATGTGTCTCGATCCACATAAATACTTTTCAatcttttgattttattttagtatattatttatttataatatttttataaaataaagatcTAGCAGTTTTTAGGCAAAATATTTCAAACAAAATCTATATTATACAGGGGTATGTAATTAAGGGCATATTTGGATATTTGAAGATCTAATAAGACACTCCCACAAGAGACATTCTTGAGAAAATATGGTGGAAGTGAACGAAGATAGGGCGGTCGGATAAGCAGTTAATCTCTAGCTTCCAAGGATAGgacaaatcacctcttgaacATGATTATTTAtccataaaaataaagaaatggtTGCTTTTCCTAACTGGAATTGGTCCCCTGGACGTAACAGGCCAGTTCCAATGCTTGCAATTCGCGGACGACAAGCTGGCCTTCTGTGAATGATCGAGCAAATGCTCAGCGAACCTCAAATTCATCCTGTATGCCTACGAAATGCTATCTGGTCTAAAAATCAATTTTGAGAAATCGAAAGTCATCGGCCTGGGCATCAATGGAGCTCAAACAAAAACCTTGACTGGAGCTTCATcattgaaaaaaattgaaaggaAGCTAGCTGGATGGAAGCATAGCTACTAACAATGGCAGTCCGACTGGTGCTTGTGAACTCTGTAATCACTGCAACCCCCCTCGACTGGATGTCCGCCTTCCTTTTTCCCATAGGCCACAAGCTCGTGTTAGCTGATAAAGCATGACCTTGTTCTCAATTCCCACCTTCTAGAttaagttttctttttcttctctctctctctctctctctctctctctctctctctctctctct
Encoded proteins:
- the LOC103696012 gene encoding peptide methionine sulfoxide reductase B5-like isoform X2, which gives rise to MHANKYPPCPDCSPRSLGKTRSFYRTPLNLAILIYPSKVKTLYLSNPQPKPSLVLSHPSRRVGVAMASGSVQKSEEEWRAILAPEQFRILRMKGTEYRGTGQYDKFFGEGIYECAGCGTPLYKSTTKFNSGCGWPAFYEGLPGAINCSPDPDGRRTEITCAACGGHLGHVFKGEGFNTPTDERHCVNSISLKFAPAS